The following are encoded together in the Chlorocebus sabaeus isolate Y175 chromosome 20, mChlSab1.0.hap1, whole genome shotgun sequence genome:
- the CEPT1 gene encoding choline/ethanolaminephosphotransferase 1 isoform X1, whose protein sequence is MSGHRSTRKRCGDSHPESPVGFGHMSTTGCVLNKLFQLPTPPLSRHQLKRLEEHRYQSAGRSLLEPLMQGYWEWLVRRVPSWIAPNLITIIGLSINICTTILLVFYCPTATEQAPLWAYIACACGLFIYQSLDAIDGKQARRTNSSSPLGELFDHGCDSLSTVFVVLGTCIAVQLGTNPDWMFFCCFAGTFMFYCAHWQTYVSGTLRFGIIDVTEVQIFIIIMHLLAVIGGPPFWQSMIPVLNIQMKIFPALCTVAGTIFSCTNYFRVIFTGGVGKNGSTIAGTSVLSPFLHIGSVITLAAMIYKKSAVQLFEKHPCLYILTFGFVSAKITNKLVVAHMTKSEMHLHDTAFIGPALLFLDQYFNSFIDEYIVLWIALVFSFFDLIRYCVSVCNQIASHLHIHVFRIKVSTAHSNHH, encoded by the exons atGAGTGGGCATCGATCAACAAGGAAAAGATGTGGAGATTCTCACCCGGAGTCCCCAGTGGGCTTCGGGCATATGAGTACTACAGGATGTGTATTAAATAAATTGTTTCAGTTACCAACACCACCATTGTCAAGGCACCAACTAAAGCGGCTAGAAGAACACAGATATCAAAGTGCTGGACGGTCCCTGCTTGAGCCCTTAATGCAAGGGTATTGGGAATGGCTCGTTAGAAGAGTTCCCTCCTGGATTGCCCCAAATCTCATCACTATCATTGGACTGTCAATAAACATCTGTACAACTATTTTATTAGTCTTCTACTGCCCTACAGCTACAGAGCAG GCACCTCTGTGGGCATATATTGCTTGTGCCTGTGGCCTTTTCATTTACCAGTCTTTGGATGCTATTGATGGGAAACAGGCAAGAAGAACCAATAGTAGTTCTCCTCTGGGAGAACTTTTTGATCATGGTTGTGATTCACTATCAACAg TTTTTGTGGTTCTTGGAACTTGTATTGCAGTGCAGCTGGGGACAAACCCTGATTggatgtttttttgttgttttgctggGACATTTATGTTCTATTGTGCGCACTGGCAAACATATGTTTCTGGAACATTGCGATTTGGAAT AATTGATGTGACTGAAGTGCAAATCTTCATAATAATCATGCATTTGCTGGCAGTGATTGGAGGACCACCTTTTTGGCAGTCTATG ATTCCAGTGCTGaatattcaaatgaaaatttttCCTGCACTTTGTACTGTAGCAGGGACCATATTTTCCTGTACAAATTACTTCCGTGTAATCTTCACAGGTGGTGTTGGCAAAAATGGATCAACAATAGCA GGAACAAgtgtcctttctccttttctccatattGGATCAGTGATTACATTAGCTGCAATGATCTACAAGAAATCCGCAGTTCAGCTTTTTGAAAAGCATCCCTGTCTTTATATACTGACATTTGGTTTTGTGTCTGCTAAAATCACTAATAAGCTTGTG GTTGCACACATGACGAAAAGTGAAATGCATTTGCATGACACAGCATTCATAGGTCCAGCACTTTTGTTTCTGGACCAgtattttaacagctttattgatgaATATATTGTACTTTGGATTGCCCTG gttttctctttctttgatttgATCCGCTACTGTGTCAGTGTTTGCAATCAGATTGCGTCTCACCTGCACATACATGTCTTCAGAATCAAGGTTTCTACAGCTCATTCTAATCATCATTAA
- the CEPT1 gene encoding choline/ethanolaminephosphotransferase 1 isoform X2, producing MSGHRSTRKRCGDSHPESPVGFGHMSTTGCVLNKLFQLPTPPLSRHQLKRLEEHRYQSAGRSLLEPLMQGYWEWLVRRVPSWIAPNLITIIGLSINICTTILLVFYCPTATEQAPLWAYIACACGLFIYQSLDAIDGKQARRTNSSSPLGELFDHGCDSLSTVFVVLGTCIAVQLGTNPDWMFFCCFAGTFMFYCAHWQTYVSGTLRFGIFDVTESQIIIIICQLLTGTLGPWFWNFTIPVLNIQMKIFPALCTVAGTIFSCTNYFRVIFTGGVGKNGSTIAGTSVLSPFLHIGSVITLAAMIYKKSAVQLFEKHPCLYILTFGFVSAKITNKLVVAHMTKSEMHLHDTAFIGPALLFLDQYFNSFIDEYIVLWIALVFSFFDLIRYCVSVCNQIASHLHIHVFRIKVSTAHSNHH from the exons atGAGTGGGCATCGATCAACAAGGAAAAGATGTGGAGATTCTCACCCGGAGTCCCCAGTGGGCTTCGGGCATATGAGTACTACAGGATGTGTATTAAATAAATTGTTTCAGTTACCAACACCACCATTGTCAAGGCACCAACTAAAGCGGCTAGAAGAACACAGATATCAAAGTGCTGGACGGTCCCTGCTTGAGCCCTTAATGCAAGGGTATTGGGAATGGCTCGTTAGAAGAGTTCCCTCCTGGATTGCCCCAAATCTCATCACTATCATTGGACTGTCAATAAACATCTGTACAACTATTTTATTAGTCTTCTACTGCCCTACAGCTACAGAGCAG GCACCTCTGTGGGCATATATTGCTTGTGCCTGTGGCCTTTTCATTTACCAGTCTTTGGATGCTATTGATGGGAAACAGGCAAGAAGAACCAATAGTAGTTCTCCTCTGGGAGAACTTTTTGATCATGGTTGTGATTCACTATCAACAg TTTTTGTGGTTCTTGGAACTTGTATTGCAGTGCAGCTGGGGACAAACCCTGATTggatgtttttttgttgttttgctggGACATTTATGTTCTATTGTGCGCACTGGCAAACATATGTTTCTGGAACATTGCGATTTGGAAT ATTCGATGTTACAGAGTCCCAGATCATAATTATAATATGCCAGCTTCTCACAGGAACCCTGGGGCCTTGGTTCTGGAACTTCACG ATTCCAGTGCTGaatattcaaatgaaaatttttCCTGCACTTTGTACTGTAGCAGGGACCATATTTTCCTGTACAAATTACTTCCGTGTAATCTTCACAGGTGGTGTTGGCAAAAATGGATCAACAATAGCA GGAACAAgtgtcctttctccttttctccatattGGATCAGTGATTACATTAGCTGCAATGATCTACAAGAAATCCGCAGTTCAGCTTTTTGAAAAGCATCCCTGTCTTTATATACTGACATTTGGTTTTGTGTCTGCTAAAATCACTAATAAGCTTGTG GTTGCACACATGACGAAAAGTGAAATGCATTTGCATGACACAGCATTCATAGGTCCAGCACTTTTGTTTCTGGACCAgtattttaacagctttattgatgaATATATTGTACTTTGGATTGCCCTG gttttctctttctttgatttgATCCGCTACTGTGTCAGTGTTTGCAATCAGATTGCGTCTCACCTGCACATACATGTCTTCAGAATCAAGGTTTCTACAGCTCATTCTAATCATCATTAA